The Syntrophorhabdaceae bacterium genome contains the following window.
CAGGCGCCCTTTTGCCATCTTTGGGCTGGGTAGGGAAAATTTGCACAATATCTACCGGTTTCAAACTCAAGTATCCTTGCACAACCTTCACAACTCTCTACAATAGTATAACACTTCCCGCCATTGTAAGAACAACCGGTCTTTTTCATAAAAAGACACTCAACTCCCGGTTTTACGCTTTCACATACCATAACGGCATCACCTCCTTAATATTTATACAAAAAACGTGTAATTAAACTATATTTTCATGACAATGTCAATATGTATTCAAAAACAGGAGCAGAAATTAGGTGAAGGATTGCGAAGAAAATATTGACATGATAAGAAAAATATTATATTAATTAATGCTTATCGTATTGATTTTGGTAAGATTCTTGTACTATAATATGAGATTTGCTGGTGTAGCTCAATCGGCAGAGCAGCTGATTTGTAATCAGCAGGTTGCGGGTTCGAGTCCCATCACCAGCTAAAGGAGAGGTTCCCGAGTGGCCAAAGGGGGCAGACTGTAAATCTGTTGGCGAAGTCCTTCGGAGGTTCGATCCCTCCCCTCTCCACCACTATTTAGATATGGACACCTACGGGCAAGTCCCGGGAATAAAGCAGCAGAGAGCATGGAGCAGAGAGACAAGACAGACCAAATAGAATATACAGACTACAATGATGAACCAGATGAACAAGAAGAGGGTGCGGGAGTAGCTCAGTTGGTTAGAGCATCAGCCTTCCAAGCTGAGGGTCGCG
Protein-coding sequences here:
- a CDS encoding PxxKW family cysteine-rich protein, with amino-acid sequence MVCESVKPGVECLFMKKTGCSYNGGKCYTIVESCEGCARILEFETGRYCANFPYPAQRWQKGACSMSSHVKKASVEEQKINPLKASKRNAGKK